In one Bacillus sp. PK3_68 genomic region, the following are encoded:
- a CDS encoding ABC transporter ATP-binding protein, protein MVEVKGVSKRYGSKAVIDQVSVSIPKGRITSFIGPNGAGKSTLLSMISRLITKDEGEILIDGESVNQAKSKELAKKVAILKQTNHLNLRLTIRELVSFGRFPYSQGNLSREDWKHVDEAIRYMELEDMQDKYIDQLSGGQRQRAFIAMVIAQDTEYVLLDEPLNNLDMKHSVQIMKVLRRLVNELGKTVVIVIHDINFASCYSDYIVALKDGKVVKEGTVNEMMERNVLRNIYEIDMKIETVNNEKICVYFK, encoded by the coding sequence ATGGTAGAAGTTAAAGGTGTATCGAAACGATATGGAAGCAAAGCTGTCATTGATCAAGTCTCCGTCTCGATTCCAAAAGGAAGAATTACTTCTTTCATCGGACCAAACGGTGCAGGAAAGAGTACATTACTGTCGATGATTAGCCGGCTTATTACGAAGGATGAAGGCGAAATATTGATTGATGGTGAAAGCGTAAATCAGGCAAAGAGCAAAGAATTAGCGAAAAAAGTGGCAATTTTAAAGCAGACGAATCATTTAAATCTTCGATTGACGATTCGTGAGCTTGTTTCCTTCGGTCGCTTTCCCTACTCACAAGGCAATTTGTCGAGAGAGGATTGGAAGCATGTAGACGAAGCAATTCGCTATATGGAGCTCGAAGATATGCAAGATAAATATATTGACCAATTGAGCGGCGGTCAGCGTCAGCGGGCGTTCATCGCGATGGTTATCGCTCAGGATACAGAATATGTTTTATTAGATGAGCCGCTTAATAACCTCGATATGAAGCATTCTGTGCAAATTATGAAAGTATTGCGGCGACTAGTAAATGAACTAGGAAAAACGGTTGTTATCGTCATCCATGATATTAACTTTGCTTCCTGTTATTCCGATTATATCGTAGCCTTAAAAGACGGCAAAGTCGTTAAAGAAGGCACAGTGAATGAAATGATGGAGCGGAATGTGTTACGCAACATTTATGAAATTGATATGAAAATTGAAACAGTGAATAACGAAAAAATTTGTGTATATTTTAAGTAA
- a CDS encoding DUF3231 family protein, whose translation MGILSGNPKNEPMHYGEVVGVWTALMKANGAIGVQQTLLNHAGDEKLRELIEESIRQAQSEAAQLEPLLKENGVGLPAGPMERPQADVNSIPPGARFQDHEISTIMSGSIAASLVACSQMISQCIREDIAAMFLQFHNQKAALGGRFLQLNKENGWLMPPPLHQSRPITEG comes from the coding sequence ATGGGAATTTTAAGTGGAAACCCTAAGAACGAACCAATGCATTATGGAGAAGTAGTCGGTGTATGGACGGCCCTCATGAAAGCTAACGGAGCAATCGGAGTTCAACAGACATTGCTTAATCATGCGGGCGATGAAAAGTTGAGAGAGCTCATAGAAGAATCTATTCGGCAAGCACAGTCAGAAGCAGCACAGCTTGAGCCATTATTGAAAGAAAATGGGGTCGGACTTCCTGCAGGACCGATGGAACGCCCACAAGCAGATGTGAACAGCATTCCTCCTGGAGCCCGTTTTCAAGACCATGAAATTTCCACTATTATGTCAGGCAGTATTGCTGCTAGCTTAGTCGCTTGCAGTCAAATGATTAGCCAGTGTATCCGCGAGGATATTGCTGCAATGTTTTTACAATTTCACAATCAGAAAGCTGCTCTTGGTGGCCGTTTTCTTCAGTTAAATAAAGAGAATGGCTGGCTTATGCCGCCGCCGCTTCATCAAAGCCGACCAATTACAGAAGGTTAA
- a CDS encoding ABC transporter permease: MKKRYLVIALIILSILSIFIGVTHISPLQLFNLTDDQAQIVWKSRIPRLVSIIIAGVSLSISGLIMQQLSRNKFVSPTTAGTLDAARLGILISLILFTAASPIEKMIVAFIFALAGTFLFMKILDKIKFKDTIFIPLVGLMFGNILTSISTFFAYKYDLIQNMAAWLQGDFSMVISGRYELLYISIPLLIIAYIYAERFTLAGMGEDFAMNLGLNYKRVVNIGLVIVALSATLVVLTVGMIPFLGLIIPNIVSIYRGDHLKKSLSHTALLGAVFVLFCDIIGRVIIYPYEIPIGLTVGVIGSGIFLYLLMRRKAYE; encoded by the coding sequence ATGAAAAAGAGATATTTAGTGATTGCGCTGATCATTCTATCGATTCTTTCTATATTTATCGGAGTCACACACATTTCTCCGCTACAATTGTTTAATTTAACAGATGACCAGGCGCAAATTGTTTGGAAAAGCCGGATTCCGCGGCTTGTAAGTATTATCATCGCTGGAGTGAGTTTAAGCATTAGCGGTTTGATCATGCAGCAGCTGAGCAGAAACAAATTTGTTTCACCAACCACTGCAGGAACATTAGATGCTGCACGACTTGGAATTTTAATTTCACTTATTTTATTTACAGCCGCAAGTCCGATTGAGAAAATGATTGTTGCTTTCATTTTTGCACTGGCTGGCACATTTCTGTTTATGAAAATCCTCGATAAAATTAAATTTAAAGACACGATTTTCATCCCGCTTGTCGGGTTAATGTTCGGGAATATTTTAACGTCGATTTCTACTTTCTTCGCTTATAAATACGACTTAATACAGAATATGGCTGCCTGGCTGCAAGGGGATTTCTCAATGGTCATCTCAGGACGCTACGAACTTCTTTATATTAGTATCCCGCTTTTAATTATTGCTTACATATATGCGGAACGCTTCACACTGGCTGGCATGGGAGAAGATTTTGCCATGAATCTCGGCTTGAATTATAAGCGTGTCGTTAATATCGGGCTCGTAATTGTTGCTTTATCTGCAACTCTGGTTGTTTTAACCGTCGGCATGATCCCGTTTTTAGGCTTAATTATTCCTAATATCGTATCGATTTATAGGGGAGACCATTTAAAGAAGAGTTTGTCACACACAGCGTTACTTGGAGCTGTTTTCGTCCTGTTTTGTGACATTATCGGCCGGGTGATCATTTATCCGTACGAAATTCCAATTGGGTTGACTGTCGGTGTCATTGGAAGCGGCATCTTTTTATATTTGCTGATGAGGAGAAAGGCTTATGAGTGA
- a CDS encoding siderophore ABC transporter substrate-binding protein, with translation MWKKLSLLMITAMLVAIMAACGSNEDKEKSSSSEPKKETEEVTVKHELGETKVKKNPEKVVVFDFGSLDTLDKLGVEVTGLPKENIPKYLSKYEEDKYENVGSLKEPDFEKVNELSPDLIIISGRQAELYDQFAEIAPTIYLAVDPADFMNSFKKNATTLGEVFDKEEEVKTELTKVEDEISKLKEQASKDKKNALVVLANDGKVSAYGPGSRFGIIHDVFGVTPVDKNIEVSTHGQSISFEYIVEKNPDYLFVVDRGAVVAEGGGSSAKQVIENDLVKNTKAYKDGHIVYLDPGYWYLSGGGLESVSAMVKEVQSALK, from the coding sequence ATGTGGAAAAAGCTATCATTACTTATGATCACAGCGATGCTAGTCGCTATTATGGCTGCTTGCGGATCAAATGAGGACAAAGAAAAGAGCAGCAGCAGTGAGCCGAAAAAAGAAACAGAAGAGGTAACAGTTAAGCATGAGCTTGGTGAAACGAAAGTAAAGAAAAACCCAGAAAAAGTAGTTGTCTTTGATTTCGGTTCCCTGGATACACTTGATAAGCTTGGTGTAGAAGTAACGGGGCTTCCTAAAGAAAATATTCCTAAATATTTGTCTAAGTATGAAGAGGATAAGTACGAGAATGTTGGAAGCTTAAAAGAACCAGACTTTGAAAAAGTAAACGAATTGTCTCCTGACTTGATCATTATTTCTGGCCGTCAAGCTGAATTGTATGATCAATTTGCTGAAATCGCTCCAACTATTTATTTAGCTGTTGACCCAGCTGACTTTATGAACTCATTTAAGAAAAATGCCACAACATTAGGTGAAGTTTTCGATAAAGAAGAGGAAGTAAAAACAGAATTGACGAAAGTAGAAGATGAAATTAGCAAGCTGAAAGAGCAAGCTTCAAAAGATAAGAAAAACGCTTTAGTCGTATTGGCTAACGATGGCAAAGTGAGTGCATATGGACCAGGTTCCCGTTTCGGTATCATTCACGACGTATTCGGTGTAACTCCGGTTGATAAAAATATTGAAGTATCTACTCACGGTCAAAGCATTTCTTTTGAGTACATTGTAGAGAAAAACCCTGACTACTTATTCGTAGTTGACCGCGGCGCTGTTGTTGCTGAAGGAGGCGGATCATCCGCTAAGCAAGTGATCGAAAATGATTTAGTGAAAAATACGAAGGCTTATAAAGATGGCCACATTGTTTATCTAGATCCTGGTTACTGGTACTTATCTGGCGGT
- a CDS encoding iron chelate uptake ABC transporter family permease subunit: MSDKKKLLILSAAAVLLIVVFMFTGLGNNWDYALPKRGLKIFAIVLTGAAIAFSTLIFQTITNNRILTPSILGLDSLYMLIQTVLIFAFGSTDLTWMNKQVNFVVSVILMVFFAGILYKVLFKREGENIYFLLLVGLIFGTFFQSFTSFMQVLIDPNEFQIIQDRMFASFNNVQTDVLTLAVIVLVLTSLYFIRFMKYLDVLALGKEHAINLGVDYDYTVKRLLVVVAILISVSTALVGPITFLGLLVVNVTYEMFRTFRHSYLLAGSILISIIALVGGQLIVERVFTFSTTLSVIINFVGGVYFIYLLLKENKKW; this comes from the coding sequence ATGAGTGATAAGAAAAAGTTACTTATCCTGTCGGCGGCCGCTGTCCTGTTGATTGTTGTTTTTATGTTTACCGGTCTCGGAAACAATTGGGATTATGCTTTGCCGAAAAGAGGACTAAAAATCTTTGCGATTGTTCTGACCGGAGCAGCTATCGCATTTTCTACATTAATTTTCCAAACGATCACAAATAACCGTATTTTAACGCCAAGCATTTTGGGCTTAGACTCGCTTTATATGCTGATTCAGACCGTTCTGATCTTTGCGTTCGGTTCCACCGATTTAACATGGATGAACAAACAAGTCAACTTTGTTGTCTCTGTTATCCTAATGGTGTTCTTTGCCGGTATTCTTTACAAAGTTTTATTTAAACGTGAAGGAGAAAATATTTATTTCCTTTTATTAGTTGGTTTAATATTTGGAACGTTTTTTCAAAGTTTCACCTCTTTCATGCAGGTACTGATTGACCCGAACGAATTCCAGATTATTCAAGATAGAATGTTCGCAAGCTTTAATAATGTTCAGACGGATGTTTTAACACTCGCTGTCATTGTCCTTGTTTTGACATCCCTTTATTTTATTCGCTTTATGAAGTATTTGGATGTTCTGGCGCTTGGAAAAGAACATGCTATCAATCTGGGAGTGGACTATGATTATACAGTCAAACGGCTGTTAGTCGTCGTTGCCATTCTAATTTCAGTATCCACTGCGCTAGTTGGCCCGATTACATTTTTAGGTCTGCTCGTTGTCAATGTTACTTACGAGATGTTCCGCACGTTCAGGCATTCCTACTTATTAGCTGGTTCTATCCTAATTAGTATTATTGCTCTCGTGGGCGGTCAGTTGATTGTGGAACGAGTATTCACTTTCAGCACGACATTGAGCGTTATTATTAACTTTGTTGGCGGTGTGTACTTTATTTACTTACTGTTAAAGGAGAATAAAAAATGGTAG